In Solanum stenotomum isolate F172 chromosome 6, ASM1918654v1, whole genome shotgun sequence, one DNA window encodes the following:
- the LOC125867913 gene encoding peptidyl-prolyl cis-trans isomerase CYP37, chloroplastic isoform X2 — protein sequence MQELTKRPTAPSILSTHLESTVKQFQSLMAVIIIFTEIASPIPLYGLQDLSISPAEAVLYSPETKTLPRTGELALRRAIPANTNMKTIQDSLEDISYLLRIPQRKPFGTMEGNVKKALKIATDEKASILASIPAELKEEGSVLYTSLVDGKGGLQKLLRYIKDKDPDKVSVCLASTLDTIAQLELLQAPGLSFLLPQQYLKYPRLTGRGIVEFTVEKVDGSAFSPESAGEAKSTAKIQVVIDGFSAPLTAGNFAKLVVDGAYDGMKLTCANQAILSDSEVGKTTGYSVPLEIKPAGQFEPLYRTTLSIQDGELPVLPLSVYGAVAMAHSDVSDENSSPSQFFFYLYDKRNSGLGGLSFDEGQFSVFGYTTVGRDILPQIKTGDIVRSAKLVEGQDRLILPPQDN from the exons ATGCAGGAATTGACAAAGAGGCCAACTGCTCCTTCCATTTTGTCAACACATTTGGAGAGTACAGTCAAGCAATTTCAGAGTTTAATGGCGGTGATCATTATCTTTACTGAAATTGCATCTCCAATACCTTTGTATGGTTTGCAAGATTTGTCCATTTCTCCTGCTGAGGCAGTGCTTTATTCCCCTGAAACAAAAACTCTCCCTAGAACAGGAGAATTAGCTCTCAGAAGAGCTATCCCAGCCAACACAAATATGAAAACTATACAG GATTCTCTTGAGGATATCTCATACTTGCTCAGGATTCCACAGCGAAAACCTTTTGGAACAATGGAGGGTAATGTGAAGAAAGCGCTTAAG ATTGCAACAGATGAAAAGGCATCCATCTTGGCTAGCATCCCAGCTGAACTGAAAGAAGAGGGCTCAGTCTTGTACACATCTCTTGTAGACGGAAAG GGTGGATTACAGAAACTTCTACGGTACATAAAGGATAAAGATCCAGATAAAGTATCCGTGTGTCTTGCATCTACATTGGATACTATTGCACAGCTGGAGTTGTTACAG GCCCCAGGGTTATCATTTTTGTTGCCTCAGCAGTACTTGAAATACCCAAG GCTCACAGGGAGAGGAATAGTTGAATTTACAGTTGAGAAAGTAGATGGTTCAGCATTTTCTCCTGAATCTGCTGGTGAAGCCAAAAGCACTGCTAAAATTCAG GTTGTTATAGATGGGTTTTCAGCACCACTGACTGCAGGAAACTTCGCAAAATTG GTGGTTGATGGGGCATATGATGGGATGAAGCTAACTTGTGCAAACCAAGCAATTCTTTCAGACAGCGAGGTGGGTAAGACTACCGGGTACAGTGTTCCCTTGGAAATCAAGCCAGCCGGACAATTTGAGCCTCTTTACAGAACAACATTAAGCATTCAG GATGGGGAGCTGCCTGTGCTTCCATTATCCGTTTATGGTGCAGTTGCAATGGCTCATAGTGATGTATCAGACGAGAATTCATCACCAAGTCAGTTCTTCTTCTACCTTTACGATAAGAGAAAT TCTGGCTTGGGAGGATTGTCGTTTGATGAGGGCCAATTTTCAGTTTTCGG ATATACAACTGTTGGGAGAGATATCCTTCCTCAGATCAAAACTGGTGACATAGTTCGATCTGCAAAGCTGGTGGAAGGACAAGACCGCCTCATTTTACCACCACAGGATAACTAA
- the LOC125868011 gene encoding cell number regulator 2-like: MPSTEMHVLERQWSSGLCDCFNDPINYVTTCFFPCITMGENAEIISKGETSCVAATTIYFLLCSIGCQGGYGFHYRSKLRKLLGLPKETCKDNIVHGCCCFCAICQEHRELKLHGADPTIGWKANVENWRSQAVTVPPFFEPQMTR; encoded by the exons ATGCCATCAACAGAGATGCATGTATTGGAGCGTCAATGGTCAAGTGGTCTTTGTGATTGCTTCAATGATCCTATCAACT atGTGACTACTTGTTTTTTCCCTTGCATCACCATGGGGGAGAATGCTGAGATTATATCAAAAGGAGAAACAT CTTGTGTAGCAGCAACAACAATTTACTTCTTGCTGTGCTCAATAGGGTGCCAAGGTGGttatggatttcattacagatccaaattgagaaaattgTTAGGTTTGCCAAAGGAAACATGTAAAGATAACATAGTACATGGCTGCTGTTGTTTTTGTGCAATTTGCCAAGAGCATAGAGAACTTAAACTCCATGGAGCTGATCCCACCATTG GTTGGAAAGCAAATGTAGAGAATTGGAGAAGTCAAGCGGTAACTGTTCCTCCATTCTTTGAACCACAAATGACGCGCTAG
- the LOC125867913 gene encoding peptidyl-prolyl cis-trans isomerase CYP37, chloroplastic isoform X1, which translates to MASPLSSSIFSPNFTHLFQNKAFFRNHLPLRSPIYATLTRIASKKNASMELTKRPTAPSILSTHLESTVKQFQSLMAVIIIFTEIASPIPLYGLQDLSISPAEAVLYSPETKTLPRTGELALRRAIPANTNMKTIQDSLEDISYLLRIPQRKPFGTMEGNVKKALKIATDEKASILASIPAELKEEGSVLYTSLVDGKGGLQKLLRYIKDKDPDKVSVCLASTLDTIAQLELLQAPGLSFLLPQQYLKYPRLTGRGIVEFTVEKVDGSAFSPESAGEAKSTAKIQVVIDGFSAPLTAGNFAKLVVDGAYDGMKLTCANQAILSDSEVGKTTGYSVPLEIKPAGQFEPLYRTTLSIQDGELPVLPLSVYGAVAMAHSDVSDENSSPSQFFFYLYDKRNSGLGGLSFDEGQFSVFGYTTVGRDILPQIKTGDIVRSAKLVEGQDRLILPPQDN; encoded by the exons ATGGCTTCCCCTTTATCCTCTTCCATTTTCTCTCCAAATTTCACTCATTTATTCCAAAATAAGGCTTTCTTCCGTAATCATCTTCCACTTCGTTCCCCAATTTATGCTACACTCACTCGCATTGCCTCGAAGAAGAATGCTTCCATG GAATTGACAAAGAGGCCAACTGCTCCTTCCATTTTGTCAACACATTTGGAGAGTACAGTCAAGCAATTTCAGAGTTTAATGGCGGTGATCATTATCTTTACTGAAATTGCATCTCCAATACCTTTGTATGGTTTGCAAGATTTGTCCATTTCTCCTGCTGAGGCAGTGCTTTATTCCCCTGAAACAAAAACTCTCCCTAGAACAGGAGAATTAGCTCTCAGAAGAGCTATCCCAGCCAACACAAATATGAAAACTATACAG GATTCTCTTGAGGATATCTCATACTTGCTCAGGATTCCACAGCGAAAACCTTTTGGAACAATGGAGGGTAATGTGAAGAAAGCGCTTAAG ATTGCAACAGATGAAAAGGCATCCATCTTGGCTAGCATCCCAGCTGAACTGAAAGAAGAGGGCTCAGTCTTGTACACATCTCTTGTAGACGGAAAG GGTGGATTACAGAAACTTCTACGGTACATAAAGGATAAAGATCCAGATAAAGTATCCGTGTGTCTTGCATCTACATTGGATACTATTGCACAGCTGGAGTTGTTACAG GCCCCAGGGTTATCATTTTTGTTGCCTCAGCAGTACTTGAAATACCCAAG GCTCACAGGGAGAGGAATAGTTGAATTTACAGTTGAGAAAGTAGATGGTTCAGCATTTTCTCCTGAATCTGCTGGTGAAGCCAAAAGCACTGCTAAAATTCAG GTTGTTATAGATGGGTTTTCAGCACCACTGACTGCAGGAAACTTCGCAAAATTG GTGGTTGATGGGGCATATGATGGGATGAAGCTAACTTGTGCAAACCAAGCAATTCTTTCAGACAGCGAGGTGGGTAAGACTACCGGGTACAGTGTTCCCTTGGAAATCAAGCCAGCCGGACAATTTGAGCCTCTTTACAGAACAACATTAAGCATTCAG GATGGGGAGCTGCCTGTGCTTCCATTATCCGTTTATGGTGCAGTTGCAATGGCTCATAGTGATGTATCAGACGAGAATTCATCACCAAGTCAGTTCTTCTTCTACCTTTACGATAAGAGAAAT TCTGGCTTGGGAGGATTGTCGTTTGATGAGGGCCAATTTTCAGTTTTCGG ATATACAACTGTTGGGAGAGATATCCTTCCTCAGATCAAAACTGGTGACATAGTTCGATCTGCAAAGCTGGTGGAAGGACAAGACCGCCTCATTTTACCACCACAGGATAACTAA